A stretch of the Polynucleobacter tropicus genome encodes the following:
- a CDS encoding type II secretion system F family protein, which produces MALSAQCQLAFSEQLLTLLKAGLPLLNAVQLIQSSAPKDWQPWLEGIQGQLKKGNSLSQSLAIQGALFSIELINLIRVSERTGDMQLALEIVNQQLESQIQLKQKVRQALTYPIATLGTSFLLLIVMMVWVIPVFKEVFENFQAELPAATKALIQISAAIQNYFIEMGICIIICVITLFFSWNKYTYLQKKGDQWAFRTPLLGKLLRIAALQYWCRTLGHLLESGLPLPDALRVTAHSSNHWISHDLSAEVFKHITRGWPLGEALQKADPNNRFFDFETLQLLHISSESGFLVNMLSKRANTLSDQLSKQLNNLGQTLEPLLIILIGIIIGGLVIILYLPIFHLGQIV; this is translated from the coding sequence ATGGCATTGAGTGCGCAATGTCAATTGGCGTTTTCAGAGCAATTATTAACCCTTCTAAAGGCTGGGCTACCCCTTCTCAATGCTGTACAGCTTATCCAGTCTAGCGCGCCCAAAGACTGGCAGCCCTGGCTTGAAGGTATTCAGGGCCAACTCAAAAAAGGCAATAGTCTTTCTCAAAGCCTGGCCATCCAAGGTGCTTTATTTTCTATAGAGTTAATTAATCTCATTCGAGTCAGTGAGCGTACAGGCGATATGCAGCTAGCCCTTGAAATCGTCAATCAACAATTGGAATCCCAAATTCAACTTAAGCAGAAAGTTAGACAAGCACTAACCTATCCAATCGCCACCTTAGGAACCTCTTTCCTATTATTGATTGTGATGATGGTGTGGGTGATTCCCGTATTCAAAGAAGTTTTTGAAAATTTTCAAGCAGAACTACCTGCGGCTACTAAAGCACTAATTCAGATTTCTGCCGCCATTCAAAATTATTTTATTGAAATGGGAATTTGCATAATCATTTGCGTCATCACACTTTTCTTCAGTTGGAATAAATACACTTATCTACAAAAGAAAGGTGATCAATGGGCATTTCGCACTCCCTTACTGGGAAAGCTTCTGCGGATTGCAGCCCTGCAATACTGGTGTCGTACATTGGGCCACCTATTAGAGTCAGGCTTACCCCTGCCAGATGCATTACGAGTTACCGCCCACTCCTCCAACCACTGGATTAGTCATGATCTTAGCGCCGAGGTATTCAAACACATTACGCGTGGCTGGCCGCTAGGGGAAGCGCTACAAAAAGCAGACCCCAACAATCGATTCTTTGATTTTGAAACTCTTCAACTACTGCATATTTCCAGTGAGAGCGGCTTTCTAGTAAACATGCTTAGTAAGCGTGCCAATACTCTGAGCGATCAACTAAGTAAGCAACTAAATAATCTCGGACAAACCTTAGAGCCCTTGCTAATCATTTTGATTGGAATCATTATTGGTGGTCTTGTGATAATTTTGTATCTACCAATATTTCATTTGGGGCAGATTGTTTGA
- a CDS encoding methylated-DNA--[protein]-cysteine S-methyltransferase, protein MPRTKDSANIKSASYCVIEAPFGRLGIATELVDGSLMLSKIDYLPATKALSSPQNALAKEVARQCKAYFKDPSYQFDLPMKPSGTVHQQKVWQSIRKIPLGEAKTYGEIAGAIKSGPRAVGTACGANPFPLITPCHRVVSAQGIGGFMKENSPGLYRQIKTWLLKHEGVL, encoded by the coding sequence ATGCCACGGACAAAAGACTCTGCAAACATCAAAAGTGCAAGTTATTGCGTGATTGAAGCCCCGTTTGGTCGATTGGGTATCGCTACTGAATTAGTTGATGGCAGTCTGATGTTGTCAAAAATTGACTATCTGCCTGCGACCAAGGCTTTGTCATCTCCACAAAATGCATTAGCCAAAGAAGTGGCCAGGCAATGTAAGGCGTATTTTAAGGATCCGAGCTATCAATTCGATCTCCCTATGAAGCCATCAGGAACCGTTCATCAACAAAAGGTATGGCAAAGTATTCGGAAGATTCCACTGGGTGAGGCAAAAACCTATGGTGAGATTGCGGGTGCAATTAAGAGTGGGCCGCGCGCAGTTGGAACTGCCTGCGGCGCAAACCCTTTTCCATTAATTACTCCGTGCCATCGGGTAGTTTCTGCCCAAGGTATTGGCGGTTTCATGAAAGAAAACTCACCAGGTCTTTATCGTCAAATCAAAACTTGGTTACTTAAGCACGAGGGCGTGCTCTAA
- the zapD gene encoding cell division protein ZapD, whose translation MIVYEYPFNELVRSMLRLEYLFARFNHFTRSDDPELHHNAIAILFDLGDIGARGDIKSLLLKEFERQKYALNGLKSSQKVDQEALTQTLNEIDSVAYKINQSAGRPNLMISESEWLNGIRTRLNIPGGTSPIDLPSYHAWKNSPSTERRKLLESYIAPLLPWQDACQLFLRLLRQSGEVKDVVAHSGSFQQAPSGKVYQLMRIAVEDDTLFSEISANKYLLSIRFMQSDRDKKAQPANKDVPFKLTLCQF comes from the coding sequence GTGATCGTCTACGAATATCCTTTCAATGAATTAGTTCGAAGCATGCTTCGACTGGAGTATTTGTTCGCCCGCTTTAATCATTTCACTCGATCGGATGACCCTGAATTGCATCACAATGCAATCGCCATTTTGTTTGATCTTGGTGACATCGGCGCACGTGGCGATATTAAATCTTTACTCTTAAAAGAATTTGAGCGTCAAAAATATGCGCTCAATGGATTGAAGTCATCACAAAAGGTTGATCAAGAAGCTCTCACGCAAACCTTAAATGAGATTGATTCAGTTGCATACAAAATCAACCAATCTGCCGGTAGACCCAATTTAATGATTTCTGAGAGCGAATGGCTGAATGGCATACGTACTCGTCTAAATATTCCAGGCGGAACAAGTCCGATCGATTTGCCAAGTTATCACGCTTGGAAAAATAGCCCATCAACAGAGCGACGCAAATTACTAGAAAGTTATATTGCGCCTTTGTTGCCATGGCAAGATGCTTGTCAATTATTTTTGCGCTTACTGCGTCAATCAGGTGAAGTAAAAGATGTTGTTGCTCACAGCGGATCTTTTCAGCAAGCACCTTCTGGAAAAGTCTATCAACTCATGCGTATCGCCGTTGAAGATGACACACTCTTCTCAGAAATTAGCGCCAATAAATATCTGCTTTCAATCCGCTTCATGCAGTCTGATCGAGACAAAAAAGCACAGCCTGCCAATAAAGATGTGCCTTTTAAACTGACGCTCTGTCAGTTCTAG
- a CDS encoding HlyC/CorC family transporter — protein sequence MDNFFDDWPLYSQAALVLFLLALSGFFSMAETSMISSNRHRLRAMANSGNTGAALAEKLLKRIDSLLSVLLISNNLINTILPILVTGIALHLFGESGLVLSIATLVVALLIIVFSEITPKVIGAAFPEKIASNVGWLILPLTILFAPLLWLINNFVSGLMKVSGLQSSSDSRTMSKEELRSLVLESNRFVSNHHRNILLNLFNLENITVDDVMTPRSKIEVLDLSRPIDEVVQQLETCYHNKLPVCDGDSERIVGILSVKKALSLLGDSDLKHEDFRVLLNEPYFIPTGTPVLQQMQFFQDNQQRLSLVVNEYGEVLGLVTFEDIVEELIGEFTTSFSDLSTDPRWLADGTYLASGGASLRDLNRLLNLDLPLEGPRTLNGLILENLEAIPDHDVSIKIGGIVMEIVQFDDQGVKTVKLYRPKIDQELA from the coding sequence ATGGATAACTTTTTTGACGATTGGCCCCTCTATAGTCAGGCAGCCTTAGTCCTATTTTTACTTGCGCTTTCTGGCTTCTTTTCCATGGCCGAAACCAGCATGATCTCTTCTAATCGTCATCGCCTGCGCGCGATGGCCAATAGCGGAAACACCGGGGCCGCATTAGCTGAAAAGTTACTTAAGCGTATTGACTCTTTACTGTCGGTATTGCTGATCTCCAATAATTTGATCAACACTATTCTTCCGATTCTCGTTACCGGAATCGCTTTACATTTATTTGGCGAGAGCGGGCTTGTTCTATCTATTGCTACCCTTGTAGTTGCTTTACTGATTATTGTGTTCAGCGAAATCACGCCAAAAGTCATTGGCGCAGCCTTCCCGGAAAAGATCGCATCCAATGTAGGTTGGTTAATACTGCCGCTGACAATTCTTTTTGCCCCACTACTTTGGTTAATTAATAACTTTGTGTCTGGATTAATGAAAGTTTCGGGTCTTCAATCGTCCTCAGACAGCAGAACGATGAGCAAAGAGGAACTGCGTAGCCTTGTTCTAGAATCCAACCGATTTGTATCAAACCATCATCGCAATATATTGCTCAATTTATTTAATTTAGAGAACATTACTGTTGATGATGTCATGACGCCTAGGTCAAAAATAGAAGTTCTAGACCTTTCTAGACCTATTGACGAGGTGGTTCAGCAATTAGAGACTTGCTATCACAATAAATTGCCGGTGTGCGATGGCGATTCAGAGCGCATTGTCGGAATTCTGTCAGTCAAAAAGGCTCTGTCACTATTAGGCGACTCTGATTTAAAGCATGAAGATTTTCGTGTCTTGCTAAATGAGCCCTACTTCATCCCCACTGGCACACCAGTATTGCAGCAGATGCAATTTTTTCAAGACAACCAACAACGCTTAAGTTTGGTAGTCAATGAATATGGCGAAGTTTTAGGCTTAGTGACATTCGAAGATATAGTTGAAGAGTTAATTGGGGAATTCACAACCTCTTTTTCAGATCTCTCTACCGATCCACGCTGGCTAGCAGATGGAACCTATCTTGCCAGTGGCGGCGCTTCATTACGAGATCTCAATCGCTTATTGAATTTAGATCTCCCGCTAGAGGGTCCACGCACCTTGAATGGTCTCATCCTCGAAAATCTAGAAGCCATTCCGGATCATGATGTCAGCATCAAAATTGGCGGGATCGTGATGGAAATTGTTCAGTTTGACGATCAAGGTGTAAAAACAGTCAAACTTTACCGCCCTAAGATTGATCAAGAATTAGCTTGA
- a CDS encoding GspE/PulE family protein produces MIGIHDESLIIRTWQEIAENALYARASDIHIEARSLSSLIRIRVDGLLQTQYEYPIEFHERLITRIKILARLDIAEKRIPQDGRLCIGLDFSNPEIDCRVSLLPTLYGEKAVIRILQSQIEELDLERIGLLPEQLDLLQTAIAQPNGLILVTGPTGSGKTRTLYSCLNKLNQTHRNLCSIEDPIEIRLPGVNQVAYHPRAGLEFSTIIKALLRQDPDVIMIGEIRDGATASLAIQAAQTGHLVLSTLHTRDARSAIPRLQSLGVDKELLASCLLCVSSQRLVRTCCTCCRQSKVNKESNQAIELCNACNGLGYLGRLGVHEVLNVKQVLNPALAYISMSEAGAQHIHAGLIDQASLSAEINPWH; encoded by the coding sequence TTGATTGGCATTCATGATGAATCGCTGATTATTCGCACTTGGCAAGAGATAGCAGAAAATGCACTTTATGCTAGAGCGAGTGATATTCACATTGAGGCTCGCTCCTTAAGTAGCCTTATACGTATTCGCGTTGATGGATTGTTGCAGACGCAATATGAGTATCCGATTGAATTTCATGAACGACTGATTACTCGCATCAAAATACTAGCGCGTTTAGATATCGCCGAGAAACGCATTCCACAAGATGGACGCCTATGTATTGGCTTAGATTTTTCAAACCCTGAAATTGATTGTCGCGTTTCTTTGCTGCCTACGCTTTATGGCGAGAAAGCAGTTATTCGCATTCTGCAGAGTCAAATTGAGGAACTTGACCTTGAAAGAATCGGCTTGCTACCTGAACAACTAGATCTCTTACAGACTGCAATTGCCCAGCCTAATGGTCTAATCCTAGTAACAGGACCAACTGGCAGTGGCAAAACTCGCACGCTATATAGCTGTCTTAATAAACTCAATCAAACTCACCGCAATCTATGCAGCATTGAAGATCCCATTGAGATTCGTTTGCCTGGTGTTAATCAAGTGGCCTACCATCCACGAGCTGGCTTGGAGTTTTCAACCATCATCAAAGCCTTGTTGCGCCAAGATCCTGATGTCATCATGATTGGTGAGATCCGGGATGGCGCTACCGCAAGCCTAGCCATCCAAGCGGCACAAACTGGACACCTTGTTCTCAGCACTCTTCACACACGTGATGCAAGAAGCGCCATACCCCGGCTTCAAAGCCTAGGCGTAGATAAAGAATTGCTCGCATCTTGCTTGCTATGCGTCAGCTCACAACGCCTTGTTAGAACCTGTTGCACTTGTTGCAGACAATCAAAAGTCAATAAAGAATCCAATCAAGCTATTGAGCTTTGTAATGCTTGTAATGGCCTTGGCTACTTAGGTCGCCTTGGTGTTCATGAGGTTTTAAATGTCAAACAAGTTTTGAATCCTGCTTTGGCATATATCAGTATGAGCGAAGCTGGAGCACAGCATATCCATGCGGGATTAATAGACCAAGCCTCTTTGAGCGCAGAAATTAACCCATGGCATTGA
- a CDS encoding xanthine dehydrogenase family protein molybdopterin-binding subunit, with protein MKNHSLKNVSRRQFLQHSAALSGAFVVGMHLPIASEAATASATPALANAWIQIAPSNQITLICARSEMGQDVYTSLPALLAEELNLPLSMVKVEIASVAPVYINAMLGGQITGGSTSVREAFDKLRTAGAATRSVLVQAAAQRWNVAASDCKALNGKVTHAGGKSATYGELAVDAAKLPLPEKPVLKSPANFMVIGKETMRRLDTPVKVAGKAVYGIDVKIPGMAIASLAQCPVIGGTPKSYDASGALKVAGVIKVVQISDGVAVLAKDFYAARKGRDALKINWDEGPNASLSNATVRKSLEAGLSQKGAVIKTVGDVNKSTSGGKPVSAQYFLPYLAHSTMEPVNCSADVSNGKCRIIGPIQFQQGGQAVAAAAAGVKPEDVTIETTFLGGGFGRKLELDFIRQAAEISKAAGMPVKMLWTKEDDITHDFYRPMSIHQVDGVIGANGQLELMKAKMVSQSVTARAFPGFVKDGFDPFMVEGSNNVTYDIPNMEITNVITDTGVRVGYWRSVSNALNAFAIESFVDEAANAAGKDPVAFRMASLNKHPRAKAVLEAAVKKSGYSAGSKKFGVAQMECYDTYSACVVELDTASSDTKVKKITFVSDCGIVVHPDQARAQLMGGVIYGLGAALGNAITIENGRVQQTNFNNYPSLRQNQVPTIEVHLIPSQEKPGGLGEVGVPLVAPALANAIAAATGKRIRELPVKA; from the coding sequence TCAGAAATGGGGCAAGACGTCTATACCTCTTTGCCTGCATTGCTTGCAGAGGAATTAAATCTCCCGCTCTCGATGGTCAAAGTAGAAATTGCTAGCGTAGCGCCGGTCTATATCAATGCAATGTTAGGCGGCCAAATTACTGGCGGCTCTACTTCTGTTCGTGAGGCGTTTGATAAGTTGAGAACAGCTGGTGCAGCAACTCGATCTGTTTTGGTTCAGGCAGCAGCGCAACGATGGAATGTTGCTGCATCTGACTGTAAAGCTTTGAACGGCAAAGTGACTCATGCTGGCGGCAAGTCAGCAACGTATGGTGAGTTGGCTGTAGACGCTGCTAAATTGCCCCTCCCAGAAAAGCCAGTCTTAAAATCTCCAGCCAATTTTATGGTTATCGGAAAAGAGACTATGCGCCGTTTGGATACGCCTGTAAAAGTTGCTGGCAAAGCGGTTTACGGTATCGACGTCAAGATTCCAGGTATGGCAATTGCTTCTTTGGCGCAATGCCCTGTAATTGGCGGCACTCCAAAATCTTATGATGCATCTGGCGCACTCAAGGTAGCTGGTGTTATCAAAGTAGTTCAAATCTCTGATGGCGTGGCTGTGTTGGCAAAAGACTTTTATGCCGCGCGCAAAGGCAGAGATGCCCTGAAGATCAACTGGGATGAAGGACCAAATGCAAGCTTAAGCAATGCAACTGTTCGTAAGTCTCTCGAGGCTGGACTATCCCAAAAGGGCGCCGTGATTAAGACGGTTGGCGATGTCAATAAATCCACCTCAGGTGGCAAACCAGTTAGCGCACAGTATTTCTTGCCCTATTTGGCGCACTCGACCATGGAGCCCGTCAATTGTTCTGCGGACGTTTCTAATGGGAAGTGCAGAATTATTGGACCCATTCAGTTCCAACAAGGTGGACAAGCCGTTGCTGCGGCTGCCGCGGGTGTTAAACCAGAAGATGTGACTATTGAAACCACATTCTTGGGCGGTGGATTTGGTCGCAAGCTGGAACTCGACTTTATTCGTCAGGCGGCGGAGATCTCAAAGGCAGCAGGTATGCCAGTCAAGATGCTTTGGACGAAAGAAGACGATATTACGCATGACTTCTATCGCCCAATGAGTATTCATCAAGTGGATGGAGTAATTGGCGCTAATGGACAGTTAGAATTGATGAAAGCGAAGATGGTTTCGCAGTCGGTGACCGCGCGTGCATTCCCAGGATTTGTGAAGGATGGCTTTGATCCCTTCATGGTTGAAGGTTCAAACAATGTGACTTATGACATTCCAAATATGGAGATCACCAATGTCATTACTGATACTGGTGTGCGAGTAGGCTACTGGCGCTCAGTAAGTAACGCATTGAATGCTTTCGCTATTGAAAGTTTCGTTGATGAGGCTGCAAATGCTGCAGGAAAAGATCCGGTTGCGTTTCGTATGGCTTCTTTAAATAAGCATCCACGAGCAAAAGCGGTTCTTGAGGCTGCGGTGAAGAAGTCTGGCTATTCCGCTGGTAGTAAAAAATTTGGTGTGGCTCAGATGGAGTGCTATGACACCTATTCAGCATGTGTTGTTGAATTAGATACTGCGTCAAGCGATACCAAAGTGAAGAAGATTACTTTTGTTTCTGATTGCGGAATCGTGGTTCACCCGGATCAAGCAAGGGCTCAGCTAATGGGCGGTGTAATTTATGGCCTAGGCGCAGCTTTGGGTAATGCGATTACTATTGAGAATGGTCGTGTTCAGCAGACGAATTTCAATAACTACCCAAGTCTTCGTCAAAATCAGGTTCCGACAATCGAAGTGCACTTAATTCCTAGCCAAGAAAAACCGGGGGGATTGGGTGAAGTTGGGGTTCCTTTAGTGGCGCCTGCCCTGGCGAATGCAATTGCGGCAGCCACAGGTAAGCGCATTCGGGAATTGCCAGTCAAGGCTTGA
- the argJ gene encoding bifunctional glutamate N-acetyltransferase/amino-acid acetyltransferase ArgJ has product MTVNLSLPQKADLTPVKGFAMGIAEAGIKKANRKDLLVMTLSPGSQVAGVFTLNRFCAAPVQVCRGHLALDGTKGEIRALVVNTGNANAGTGEQGMKHALETCQALAKELKLNPEQILPFSTGVILEPLPIQKIISALPKAVANLGEDHWFDAAEAIMTTDTQPKASSVTVQTPAGPVVLTGICKGAGMIHPNMATMLGFIATDAGFAPGLLTTLTREVADLSFNAITIDGDTSTNDSFIIMATGQSSVSIQSTSDPSYVVVREALITLARKLAQMIVRDGEGATKFMTIEVLGGKTPEECKLVAKAVAHSPLVKTAFFASDPNLGRILAAIGYAGIQDLDVNRVQMWLGDVWVAKNGGRNPDYQEVDGQQVMQAPEITVKIDLGRGTASQTIWTCDLSHDYVSINADYRS; this is encoded by the coding sequence ATGACCGTTAATTTATCCCTCCCTCAAAAAGCTGATCTAACGCCTGTTAAGGGCTTTGCCATGGGCATTGCAGAAGCTGGCATTAAAAAGGCCAATCGCAAAGATTTGCTAGTAATGACACTTTCTCCTGGATCACAGGTAGCTGGCGTGTTTACCCTAAATCGTTTCTGCGCTGCCCCAGTTCAAGTTTGTCGTGGGCACTTAGCCCTGGATGGCACTAAAGGTGAGATACGGGCATTAGTGGTTAATACGGGCAATGCCAATGCGGGTACCGGAGAGCAGGGGATGAAACATGCCCTAGAAACTTGCCAGGCTTTGGCTAAGGAATTAAAGCTCAACCCTGAACAGATCTTGCCATTTTCAACGGGCGTGATCTTGGAGCCGTTGCCGATTCAGAAAATTATTAGCGCGCTTCCTAAGGCAGTTGCAAATCTTGGCGAGGATCATTGGTTTGATGCTGCTGAAGCCATTATGACTACCGACACTCAGCCAAAAGCGAGCTCTGTCACAGTTCAAACTCCAGCGGGTCCAGTGGTGCTGACAGGTATCTGTAAAGGTGCTGGCATGATCCATCCAAATATGGCAACCATGTTGGGCTTTATTGCAACGGATGCGGGTTTTGCTCCAGGATTGCTGACTACGCTTACACGCGAAGTAGCGGATCTTTCATTTAATGCCATCACGATTGATGGCGATACATCCACCAATGATTCTTTCATCATCATGGCGACAGGTCAGTCATCGGTAAGCATTCAGTCGACAAGTGATCCTAGTTATGTAGTAGTGCGTGAAGCTCTGATTACTCTCGCTAGAAAATTAGCTCAAATGATTGTGCGCGATGGCGAAGGCGCAACAAAATTTATGACGATTGAAGTGCTGGGTGGCAAAACTCCAGAAGAGTGTAAGTTGGTTGCCAAAGCAGTTGCCCATTCGCCTTTGGTCAAAACTGCATTCTTTGCTAGCGATCCAAACCTAGGACGGATATTGGCCGCGATTGGATACGCCGGTATTCAGGATTTAGATGTAAACCGTGTCCAAATGTGGCTTGGTGATGTTTGGGTTGCTAAGAATGGTGGGCGCAATCCAGATTATCAAGAGGTAGATGGCCAGCAAGTAATGCAGGCCCCTGAAATTACTGTGAAGATCGACTTAGGACGCGGCACTGCATCTCAAACGATATGGACATGTGATTTATCGCACGACTATGTGTCAATTAACGCAGACTATCGCTCATAA
- the coaE gene encoding dephospho-CoA kinase (Dephospho-CoA kinase (CoaE) performs the final step in coenzyme A biosynthesis.) codes for MATTSSSPHSEQSDLRGLKGVIPLIGLTGGIGSGKTAVSDQLGKLGAGIIDTDVIAHQITAANGPAIEPIQKHFGPDYIDANGALDRAKMRTLVFANPDAKQALEAITHPLIRQEAIKQAFQEAKGGAPYLVFVVPLLLESGTWIDLIDRLVVVDCPVETQISRVMQRNNLSRAEVEKILQSQASREDRLAQADFVIKNQGSLDQLIEEVNQLNQKILKI; via the coding sequence ATGGCCACAACTTCTTCAAGCCCTCATTCTGAACAGTCCGACTTAAGAGGGCTTAAGGGGGTCATCCCCCTCATTGGGCTCACAGGAGGCATTGGCTCTGGGAAAACCGCCGTCAGCGATCAATTAGGGAAACTAGGTGCCGGGATTATTGATACCGATGTCATTGCCCATCAAATTACCGCAGCTAATGGCCCTGCAATTGAGCCCATCCAAAAGCATTTTGGCCCCGATTACATTGACGCCAATGGCGCCCTAGATCGAGCTAAGATGCGCACCCTCGTTTTTGCCAATCCAGATGCAAAACAAGCATTAGAAGCGATCACTCACCCCCTAATTCGCCAAGAAGCTATTAAGCAAGCCTTTCAGGAAGCCAAAGGCGGGGCACCTTATCTGGTTTTTGTTGTTCCGCTCCTACTGGAATCTGGAACCTGGATAGATCTGATAGACCGATTGGTAGTGGTTGATTGCCCTGTAGAGACCCAAATTAGCAGGGTAATGCAGCGCAATAATTTATCTAGGGCAGAGGTTGAAAAAATTCTCCAATCCCAAGCCTCGCGAGAGGACCGCCTAGCTCAAGCCGATTTTGTTATCAAAAATCAAGGTAGCCTCGATCAGCTAATCGAAGAAGTAAATCAGCTCAATCAAAAAATCCTCAAAATATAG
- a CDS encoding ATP-binding protein has translation MNEKLDRLLEHLETFLPKPLTEAQWKSSTAFRWRRRDSIFGSIGFLQPVKHVADITFEDLQNIDRQRDAIRDNTKNFIQKKPANNILLTGARGTGKSSLIKASLHEFASQGLRLVEVEKEHLADLADITELLADRPERFIIFCDDLSFEDGESGYKAMKSALDGSVSAQVDNILIYATSNRRHLLPEYMKDNEGYVHSDDGEIHPGEVVEEKISLSERFGLWLSFYPPKQDEYLAIVSHWLAHFGLSASQIEAARSEALVWALERGSRSGRVAWQFAKHWAGSHA, from the coding sequence ATGAATGAAAAATTAGACCGTCTTTTAGAGCATCTAGAGACTTTTTTACCTAAGCCATTAACTGAAGCGCAGTGGAAATCGTCCACGGCATTTAGATGGCGTCGTCGAGATAGCATCTTTGGCAGCATTGGATTTTTACAGCCTGTAAAGCATGTTGCAGACATTACGTTTGAAGATCTGCAAAACATCGATCGTCAACGAGATGCAATTCGAGATAACACGAAAAATTTCATACAGAAAAAGCCGGCAAACAATATTTTGTTGACGGGCGCAAGGGGCACAGGGAAGTCTTCCCTCATCAAAGCTAGTTTGCATGAGTTTGCAAGCCAAGGCTTACGTCTAGTAGAGGTCGAAAAAGAGCATTTAGCCGATCTTGCTGATATTACCGAGCTTTTGGCAGACCGCCCTGAGCGCTTCATCATTTTCTGTGACGATCTCTCATTTGAAGATGGTGAATCAGGCTATAAAGCCATGAAATCTGCCCTAGACGGCTCAGTTTCAGCTCAAGTCGACAATATCTTGATCTACGCGACTTCAAATCGCCGTCATTTATTGCCGGAGTACATGAAAGACAACGAAGGCTATGTGCATAGCGATGATGGTGAAATTCATCCGGGCGAAGTTGTTGAAGAAAAGATTTCTCTGTCAGAACGATTTGGTTTGTGGCTTTCTTTCTATCCACCAAAGCAAGATGAGTATCTTGCTATCGTTTCGCACTGGTTGGCACACTTTGGTCTGAGTGCTTCGCAAATTGAAGCAGCTAGATCTGAAGCGCTTGTTTGGGCTTTAGAGCGTGGTTCACGTTCAGGCCGTGTAGCCTGGCAGTTTGCAAAACATTGGGCCGGCTCTCACGCTTAA
- a CDS encoding prepilin peptidase: MHVLTYLAIVKVALIIALVYLAYIDFRSFQLPNAITLPMIAIGILLNIVDTPYPGLASPTSSLLGAIAGFALLWALDKMYYWAKKQHGIGLGDAKLLSALGAWLGLDAIPNILLIASITGVIGGVLWIRFQKQTIRSAFPFGPFLAFAGIIELLWPQLLQALILNSPT, encoded by the coding sequence ATGCATGTACTTACTTACCTAGCAATAGTAAAAGTTGCGCTCATCATCGCACTTGTATATCTGGCCTATATTGATTTCCGCAGTTTTCAATTACCCAATGCCATCACACTCCCCATGATTGCCATTGGCATCCTCCTCAATATAGTTGACACACCATATCCAGGATTAGCAAGCCCCACTAGCAGTCTCTTGGGCGCCATTGCTGGATTTGCACTTCTGTGGGCCCTAGACAAAATGTATTACTGGGCCAAGAAACAACATGGCATAGGTCTAGGAGATGCAAAGCTCTTATCAGCACTTGGTGCGTGGCTTGGGTTAGACGCAATACCAAATATTCTTCTAATTGCTTCTATAACCGGCGTTATTGGAGGAGTCCTGTGGATACGTTTTCAAAAACAAACGATTCGGTCCGCATTTCCCTTTGGGCCTTTCCTTGCGTTTGCTGGCATTATTGAGCTGTTATGGCCACAACTTCTTCAAGCCCTCATTCTGAACAGTCCGACTTAA
- a CDS encoding NUDIX domain-containing protein, with product MQTTDRPITEVAAGILIDESGRYLLGQRPEGKPYAGYWEVPGGKIEKGESVFQALKRELHEELGIDIESSEELTVLEHDYPHAYVRLHVSVIRNWNGIPKGCEGQALSWEILGSEKPSVEPLLPAAWPMLERLKALLT from the coding sequence TTGCAAACCACTGATAGACCCATCACTGAAGTAGCTGCTGGCATCTTAATTGATGAATCTGGCCGCTATCTTTTAGGTCAACGACCCGAAGGAAAACCTTATGCTGGCTACTGGGAAGTTCCAGGAGGAAAAATTGAAAAGGGGGAATCCGTTTTTCAGGCCTTAAAACGAGAACTTCATGAAGAGTTGGGAATTGATATTGAATCTAGCGAAGAATTAACCGTGCTTGAGCATGATTACCCACATGCATATGTTCGTTTGCATGTAAGTGTTATTCGAAACTGGAATGGCATCCCTAAGGGTTGCGAGGGACAGGCCTTATCTTGGGAGATTTTGGGATCTGAAAAGCCGAGTGTTGAACCCTTATTGCCGGCCGCTTGGCCAATGCTGGAAAGGCTAAAAGCCTTATTAACCTAG